aagtaggtcaagattattcatttaaacaaattggATAGTTAATCGATCATTTCAGACATTCTACTGACCCGTGCTATCTCATTAACCACATATAAATTTCAATATgacattttgaatattaataaattgctcatacaaaaaaagaaaaaatcttgTTGCAAACCAGCGTACGTCATTTATAATGTTTgttcaagaaaacattttttgttcTGTACTTCCATAGAACACTGCTGACGAGTCTGGGTCCTGTTCTGTGACAGATGAAGGAGTTAAGTCATGCTCCGTTGACACTGATACATGTCTAGAAGTAAGGAATTCCTTTAGTAAAAACTTTAACAAAAAGTATTACTTTCAtacagaaatttaaaaaacGTATCAAAACTGAATGACACCATTTTGTGGAAAATTTACTTCCACTTTTCGTTGATAATGCGCTTTTTGTGGATGTTATGCATTATTTTGTAGAATTCTAATGTTGTTAACTGTATCTTGAGCGTTTACTACTGCGACTTGTTTCAGTGTGTTTTCAAACGTCTATCATTGAGGAGTATGAGCAGGAACTTGTGCAAGTTGATGCAAAATATTAGTTCGTTCTGTCATTCTGTTCAAGTTCATATTCAAAAGAGGTTTTACTTGGTTTTCTCCTTATAGGTTCGACAGTACGATTTTAAGGCCGTGATTGACGATATCCGACAAGTAGCCTCGTGGTCCCAAACTAGGAAGGTGTGGGTGTCGATTTACTGTAACCACGCCATATATTCTGCTGTTCCAGAGGTGAAATGCTTCATTATATTCACACTATAACCTTTATGGCTAAACAATtcaactctctctctctctgatagtattataattatgtatatgtcTAAACTGTGAACGTATTAACCTCATTTATAGTCAGCTCTATCAGAGGATGTAGATGCTTACATGATTGGAATTGCAGAAATCTCAAATATATCCGCTTCAATTTATTCAGTCTGTGCCGCATTTATACTTATTACGAACAGAAAGCAATTCATTTTCTATcatctttttcaaaatttctaaaatattgaaaaaaaaacaaagggaaGAAAATCGTAGCTGATGTTAATGTCACCTGGATTAGTTATTGACACAGAGTGTGACTTTTATTAAACTATATACTACATTTCTTTGAAGGCAAAAATACACCAAGCACTGACACCTGTCGCTATGGCCAAAGCTGTAAGGAATCCGGTTGAAATGAAAGGAATGATAGACTCTAATGTAAGTTTATGGTTTCGTTGATGCTTAGATAGGATATCATCAACTGTttctttgaaatgaaaattgtttatGCATTATGGTCCCCTGTAATCattcaatataatattttggACACACTCAGTAACACCTAGTAATGTCACCCCGAGAAGGAAATCCACTATGAAATAGACCACTTGTGTTAAGAGATAACCTGTATTCCCAAACAATTGCGAAGACACCACCTGCACGAGAAATCTCGCATTTTGGATATTTCTTAGAGGGTTTACGTAAGGATATATAGAGTCTACCTTATGCTGTTGTCATTGGTTCTCATTTCATCTACCCTGATTAACATTTTGAGGACGTTacatttgacctatatttacgTGGTTGAtgtcgttgatgaagcagaagagTTACCCTTCCGCAACACCTGGTCTAAGTCTCCTATTTCAAGGGAATAGATCTACTTTTGTTCTTATACAGATTTGGAGAAAGAATTACTATTTGGTTTTTCCTGTCGTTATTTTCTGTATGTTTTTGTTCTCGTGGTACTTAATAACACTCCTATTAAATTATCCGTCTGATTTTCCAGTTTGTCGATTCGGCCGCAGCAATAAGATTCTTCGCAAAACTAGAAAAAGAGGTAAGAAAGACAATAAGACGAATATTACTTATTTGTCATCGATACATTTGATCTtcataacattatcatttaGTTTTAATATTGTTGATTCTTCATTTTGTGCTCGCTTTTAATTTTCTATGAAGATTTAAGAAATGCGTCACGTAAATGTGACATCTAGTATGTGTGATTTCAGAAAAAGAGAAGAAAACGGACAAAGTACTTAATTTGCATTATGATTTTCATCTAGAGTTAAATGTACTAACTTAAATGTATGTTACTTACAGATAAAACAAGGGAAAGATTGGACAGTTTTTCAAGCATTTCACGATATCGCAACTTATAGGAAGTGAGTATAGTTCAATTTTAGAAAATAGATATTTTGTAGTTGTACCAAgcaaatatattacaatagttgAAAATAATTTACTGTCTGAAAAGGTAAAGAAAGTCAAAAAAAGGCGTGTCAGATTTGGCCATTCTCAGTGATAAGATACTAGTCGCATATGTTACGCTATTCAAAAGATCAGATTTTTGTCGACTCATAGAAATCGATTGGATAAATGATCAGAGgaggagaaatgaaattttaattgttACAGTTCATagtaaatcaatattaaaacaaGCAAAGTATAAGAttaatttggaaaaaaagtCACAATAGATGAAAAACACGCCACAGTGACCAAGTTAAGCATATGGtctatttttattataattatttaaaacaaaactacTGAAAGCAACCAACGAAATTGTAGAAAATGAATTACAATGAATCATACAAGAAAAAGTGTTGAATTAAGAGAAATACAAAACCATTATTACGTATCTTTCATTGCTTATTTTTGGTTACAGGGAGATACCTTATTTCCGGTCTCCAGCCTTTAGGACCTTAACCGGAAGTGGCCCATCTGCTGCCCACTTGTACAATCTGCCAACTCGTGAGAGGTCACGGCGGATTTCAACTACAGAAATATTTATGCAGGATACCGGAGGCCAGTACCTGTAAGTCACTTGAAACTGTTGTACGATTGTATAGTACAACATCTTTATCTTTGTGTAATTGTGTCTTTTGTCCTTGTCTGATCTTATGTGATCATCTTCATTGTTTGGGTTTGTTTGgaacatacaaaaatattcgGTCAAAAAAAGGATGTATGCAAATTTCCTAGAGACGTGGACAAGCCTATATCAtgtcatcttcgctagccaaggcttctgattacgttacactccacgaacccttggcagatataggcgtcagttctggccctctagcggtgattcgaaattaccacccttcacgcatgaaattttcgaccaatcaaaacaagcgttaccgatttacttcatcggtgatgtttacaaacacacatcgaggtttggtgtcatttcgatgagatatgtgatcaatgacttatatgaattgatcaaacactgcgaatgttcccccaaagattgtgatttttgtatttacgtaaaatgccatgacatagtcggcaatgtagctctgtactgggtgccgcattttttgtttactgcgaaaccaagccagaatgtaaaacgcgatttgattgggtgccctgggattccagggcgcgacggtttgaacacgactatatccaccaagggttcgtggagtgtaacgtaatcagaagccttggctagcgaagatgatatcatgtatatatacgatgatatactgtatatgacaCGTTGTACACTACAGCTATTGTAATAGTTTTGCCGAATGTTTATTGCCTTCTGATATAGTGATATGCGGTTGGCCTAGTGTGCACAAAGAGTAAACAAAACATTGCAGTTTATACGGCTTGCAAACTGTTTTATTCGaaatttatttagatatacagtGTAGCACGTGCAAAAAACACAATTCACGGAGgaggaattttttttatctatttatttatttatttgtatcgaaaaataaaattaatatccaaaataatGATTAATTGGTCTGTAAAACATTTGGTATTGTTTGGCATTCGtgtgttttaatgtgtctatacAGAAGGAACCGTTAGTATAACTTAAGTTTCTATGTATTTAGACATGCTAATAACAGTAGAGAGGACAACATTCGACACAGGTCAAGGATCTCATTACCAAACCCGTCTGTATTAGTAACAGTATAACACCAATAGTTGTTTAAGCTATCGGTTTTATACTATCACTAATGTAAATAATTTGCCAACGATGACGtttgatataattacaatgcATTAAGGGCAACATAGTTTCCCGGTTATACGATTGGTTTCTTTATCCCCACCGACCCAACACTCCTTTAGCTTTTCTTTCCTAGCTGCTCTGCctttctgtgttttgttttcttactcTAGGTGACACCTTGACACCCAacgtcatatgaccctggatgtgGAGAGGACGTCAAACCCCTTAAAACAAACATAGCACTTCTTTAGCGGTTAATAGTTCACAATTTTGTTTGGGAAAACGTTGTTCAAGAGAAAGAGTAAAGAGTTTTTTTTGTGAATCTATCTTTTGCCCTTAGGATAAAATTGATGTAATAAGATAAACTGAATATTTTCCAGATAAGTATAGATGTGTATTGTTTCAGAAATACTGGTACGACTGACCTTACCAGATCATTCCACTATGGAGGGCCCACAGAACAGGAAAAGGTAATGTACCAAACAAGTTACAACGGAGACTGTCAAATCCACATTAGTAAACTGAATTTTAAAGGGTCTCTGAATGTTCCCTTGCATGTAAGCATCCTTTCTCACAATCCCGTGTAAGAGTGTTACATATAAGGTACAAACTATTATTGACCAATCATCTCTAATAAAATTGACCCAATAAGTAGCTGCTTCTTTACtctatgatattttgtttctgaACGCGTATTATGCTATCGTTTTTAAGCGACTACAAATGTAGATTCCATGCTCATTAATAAATTTCTTCttataaacaatgaaatgtgTTTAAGATAATATTATAGTAGTACACGAACCAATACATGAAAAATgctacataaatgtatatatgaattGTGGGATTTAAAACGGTGTTTGTCCTCGtttgatgtttgtaaacaacGCTACACGGAAATCGCCAAATGGCGTCACGTGGGTGCGAGTGACGAGTCCGAGCAACGTTCCGCTTACGAGCGGTAACATATTCATTCTTGTATGCCTTACCGAATTGTAGTGTTATTGTTTTGCTTTGAGTTAGGTATTAAAAAACCACTTTTAATTTGCTTAAGTAAGAGAAACTCTTAGTTTCATTTtatataccttttttttttataaatatcacGCCTTATATTTTCGAACAgtgatttttacatttatacTTGGGTTAACTCTTTGAACAAAAACATTCtacataatgaaattattttttcatatgCATTATTTCACAAACACAAATTTGACTGTAGGAATGAGCCTGGAAGgcaaaaaatagaataaatttattgtttaaatggtttatgtatacatgttaaaaGGTAGTAACATGTAACAATGGACATTTCAGGAAATCTACACCCGAGTTTTAATGGTACTTGTGGATATATCCAAACTGGTATGGCCAAAGGGGAGAACAGGTATGGCTTGAATAACGCTGGCACTGACCAAAACAGTGTTGTGATGTTAGGTTAGACGGTGCTCTCATTATATGGTAATTAGTACTTCTATCTGTACACATTTCCAAACCTTCCTTCGGGATTTGGAATGTAACATCAATGATGATTCCAAGGAGGACTAATGATGTAGTTCAAAATTTGGCGTATACCTTCACATTAACATAGTCCCATCTCAGTTTTCGTGCAATTCTCCGTCTTCATTTCCAAATTTGCTTAGACAAAACAAACAGAGATTACCGATATGATAACGAGACTGTAATTCTAACACTCTAAATCAATAAAAACGAGGAAAATATTAACAGAAAATATAGATTGACATAGACACCCTTGACAACAAGTTGGTCTACAAATATAACAAGATGCTTGTCCGGGATCTTTATCTTTTGTTCTTGGCACTACTGGAGAGGCCTAGCTATAAGTTAAGTGAAAACACTCTATGACGcagattattattatttttttatatatatatatacatactcaCTTTCACTTTCCGACGAAAGTAGTGGGTGTTGTCTATGAAGCAGAAGACTTGGTCTGAATTTCATCGGCTTTTAAGGGTCCTCGTgcaaaatgaatatttttatcGTATTTTTCCTtcgttttacttttttttacgttttattgattttgtcctcgttttattgattttgtccTCGTTTTATAGAATTTGACATACATATGGTTTCGTTTGGACATCTCTATTTTCCGTTTATTATTTTACCGAACTTTTTCATATCTAAGACAATagaaatatagatatgtcaCTATGGTTGATTTTTTGTTATACAATTCAATATCTgtgtaaataaatacaaacgcaaacatatcatatataactatatttagAGTTGATTTTAGTTGTTATGCTTTAGTGATGCGAACAATGTATTTCCTGACAGGTCATGATATTGATGCTGTTGCACGGCAACATCTCTGGGAAATCGGATTGGACTTCTCCCACGAATCAGGACATTCTATTGGTTCATATGGCGGTGTGACTGAaggtaatgttacaatatatcCGAGGTAAAACAATCTATATTCTCCGTGTTGATTACTAAAAATTACTgaccttttctttttttaattccGAGCAATGTTGCAGAATAAAAGGAGTTTATTTTATTAAAGAGAAAGTATTCCTTTCGGACTAATCTCCATAGCAACTAGGCAGGTAATAATAAGACAAAATAAAAGGTATTCAAAGGTGAAACTCTTCTTGACTGGAGAAACAATTTAGGAATGGTGGACTCTCTTGATCCTGACATTCAATTTCCACAACTTGTTTTTACTccaatttagattttttgtattactgtcatattttcatataattttaaaagatttctGGGACATACATTCACAGTGTGACTGCATTTCAGAAGCAGATTGTTGAAGAAAtacatcaatgtttatttttcaggTCCAGCAAAAATATCTTCCACTATGTCTACGTTCCTATCGGATGTCCCGTTCCATGCTTCAATTTTTACTCCTGGTGAGTTACTAGTTAGTTTTATGTGTTAAAATACCGTTCTATCGGTTAATTATCGACAACAGCCTTACGTCCAATCAAAAAAAGTTCgcatttgttatcattttttttattataattcatGGGGAGTGTTAGATATTGATTACATACTTAAATACTATATGTGGCTTGtagtaataatgataattacgATATTGTTTTGTTCAATTCATAGATGTACCGCATATTTGGTAACTTCGTCCAACAATATTCcaatcataaaaaaatcaattcatctAATACCCTATGTggaatttgaatgttttatttggTAGATGAAAACAAGTATACATTTCCGGATCCGTCGAGCATACCTTTGGAGGAAAATATGTTCTTAACCGCCGGTATGTGATATAATAAATTTTATGCATGTTCAATTGTATAATTTAAGGGAGAAAAAGGTTACACTTTTATTTCGTTTTCACAAGAGTAAATattaatatctatttatttgttcataCTTTGCTGTAGACAAAtggccgcagtggccgagtggttaaggtgtcccgacacttcattactagccctccacctctgggttgcgagtttgaaacctacgtggggcagttgccaggtactgaccgtaggccggtggtttttctccgggtactccggctttccttcatCTCCGAATCTGgctcgtccttaaatgaccctggctgttaataggacgttgaacaaaataaaccaaagccGTAGACAAAATAGAGGAAAACATTCTTAACTAAAAAGAAAGAAGTGGTGGATGTCTGTATTTATAAACTATTGATTATAGCCTGCAGAAATACACTGTTGCTTTATTTACATCGCCTGGTATATTTCCAGAGCCTGGATTTTACCAAGTTGGAAAAATCGGAATCAGACTAGAGAATGTCAATAGAGTAAAACCTGTTCATGGCTTGAAGGTAAATATAAGTTTACTGTTTAAATATTTCCCAGGAAGTCATGTCATTAGTTTTGTATGTTAATATTCCTTTCTATTGGTTAATCATATACAACAGCCTTATGTCCAATTCGTATTTGTTATCGTATTATTATTATACTTTTCATGCACTGTAGCAAACGTTGATAACTTAGAAAAAAATGGTATGCCTATGTTTGGGCCTGTTGGGAGATGtgattattttcttcttttcaaGCTATATTTTTATACGTTTATTGATCTAGGACAGTTAGATGGGATCgctttttttttgctttgttcatTGTTTGTAGTGATGCGTCACGCTATGTGTTGTTAGTTTCGTTTTTAAGACTTATACtaattttgtttgaaacattgaaaaatataattaaatgtgTCGTCAACCAGTTTAATTTGAGGACACAACATTACCTGGATTTCATATAGATTGGGTGTCGCGGATGAAGCCGAAGACGCTTACCTTCCCTTAACACTTCTTCTTCTCCTGGTAGTGATTTCAAGATGGTCTTCTTCGTGTTAATCTTTATTTGTcatgttgatgattttgagtCAGAATTACGTTTAGGTTACTCGTCAGTATTGTATTCTTTGCAATATGTAACATTATCCAACTTACTCAGTCAAATATCGCCTTAATTGACACATTTCTGCTATAATCGGGGAGCGGTGGAGAGGGAGCTACAGTTTTGCTTTGTGTCCATCCATTCTTCCGGCTCTCCATCCCTCAGTCCGTCTCTTCGTCCGTCCTTCCACACTTTATCCTACCCTTGTTCGATCTCGTACACTTCTTGTCATAGAATTAGCTCCAACACAAATTTTCATCTGTGGATTCTTGGCATCTAATTCCACTTCTGgttgatttatttattcaatcttAGCTAGCCTTTACCTATTGGACTTCTTATTTTCCCACTATCCCTTAGTATCAGTGATGTTGCCTagaatattcataaatatactGTATGCATTTCTTAATTAAATGTTGATATTGACTTGTATGATTTTTGTATAAGTCTATAAAAGTTCCAGGTATCATTTCAGCAGATGATATAAGGTGTAATAATTGTTTTTCTTGTAGTATCAGAACACAACGCATTGTAAGTTCCTGGGATTTGAGCCAATCACGTTGATACCATTCGAACCTAACCTGATTATATACGATATGCTGAGCTTACCCCAGGTAGGATCTCCAGCTTTTGTTTTCTAGGATATTCCTTCACGCGTATATCAttcatacataatatatctATGCATACAGTATGTAGTTTTATACCTAAATGTATATCCTCCCCGTCTATGTCTAAGGTTTGTTCAGCTTTTTTTCTAAGTATTTTTCTGTCTTCTATTTCCACATTTGTGTTCCCTAGTATCACCAAAGAGTCATAGAAAAACATAAACAGCTCTCTGTTTTGCAGATCTAGtcaatcgaaaaaaaaaacatatttaaagaATATCTCTCATGTGTCTTTTGAACAATCCTCATCGAAAACAATTGTTTCAGCAACCAAAAATTCTTAATAAGTGAATTACCATGCTGATTGTGCACCTCAAATTTGCGGCGCTGAAAccttacatttttgttttgtctacAGTTGCACATTGTGTTTACAGATTGAATGGATAAATGCCTATCACCAAACAGTATTAGACAGAATCGTACCAATACTGGAGGAACTTCAAAGATGACGAAGCTATTACGTGGGTTCGCGAAAGAACACAGCCAATTAAAAGAGGATAATGATATGATCAAACATTTAGCGAATTTAACTTCGGTTGATACAAATATTTCCAACAGTTCATTTGATAATGTTAATCAGAAGAAAATAGATTTATCTAGATATTGAATTGGGCTACTATTCCGAAAGTGAAAGTGAAACTACAAATATAATCCTTTATGTTATTCAGATATCACTAATGGTAGGGATTACGTGAAATCGGTAGGGTCAGATGTCACGTTTTATATGATCCGTGTGAAGCCGTCTTGTAAAATGACTGTCTCTCGTgctcattttcattttaaatctcGGTCTGTGATTGAAAGTGATGTTTATCTTTGCTTCATTTATTGACTTATGAAATCTTGACGAATGATTGAACGTGATGCTGGTGTAtgctcatttacatataaaatttaagtGATGGACTGAAAGTGACGTCTTGTTCGATCTCATTtgattatatatagttatagagaACTTCAGtatgaataattatatattgtccAGGTTATATACTGACGTAtatttgttactatttatagcaTGATAAACCGGGCTGAGTGACTATAAATGACATATTTATCCGTATTTAGGTCCATATAAATTTTGAGGAGTGTTTGTGTGtgatgaaattgataaaataccCGTGAGTCTTTTTGAGTGCTttggatatacatatattagAACTGATGTTTTCGTGTGTCGTTGTCAATTGTTTGCCAGTGTGAAATACCGATACAGTCCATTTGTGTATGTTTACTGATGTTCGATAGATTTAGCAAAATCCAGTCATTACTCAGGGTTACGTTATGTTTTGatgaataataaatgttttacattattcTAAAGTTTATACCGGTACATTTGTCTTCGAAACCTTTTAATGAATGGATTATACTACATTCCTTCCATATTCAAATTAAACTGCCATTTTGGAGAAACAAATGTGTCTTGTATTTCGTCCAGTATATAACtcatgtaaatattaaattgtTGACTTCATCATACTTTcaaatatacctgtatcaaAACCTACTCAGGATCTTGAAGAGTAAGACAAGATACTCTTTAAGATTTTAAACTTGTGAACATTTTTTTCAGGTTTGTATGTATGGTATTACCTATACAGTAATTAATCAGGGTACTGTGTTTATATCTGTAccggtatatatatggtattatCTATACAGTAATTAATCAGGGTACTGTGTTTatatctgtacaggtatatatatatggtattacCTATACAGTAATTAATCAGGGTACTGTGTTTATATCTGTACCGGTATATGTATGGTATTACCTATACAGTAATTAATCAAGATACTGTGTTTATAGCTGTACcggtgtatatatatggtattacCTATACAGTAATTAATCATGTATTGTGTTTATATCTGTAccggtatatatatggtataatcTATACAGTAATTATTTAGTATATACTAAAGCGAAGACAATTGGATCAACGTCATTCTGGCGCTTTCCTTCCGTCTAGTATAATCTGATACCATCGTAAGAATCACAGATTTGGATATCGCGTAGAGATCCAGGAAATGTCATAGACAGTAATGGTATCATAGTTTATATCGCAAATATCAGCAAATagttatattttgataaatcaataactataaattttgatatttaccAAACGGACGACTTTCTTTTCATGCAACCATGAAGCAGAGATCTGTTGCATTCAACGAAGTCCTAATGGGCTTCATGCAATACAGCCTGAACCGATTTCGTTCATACCAGCATGAATGTTTGAAAATACATTTCCCTTTATGTTTTTATGCgctaaatgtatttttcaaggttaacataaattaaacaatttagTTGTTGAGGTCTAAATAGTCATTAAATGTATCAAGTGTGAATGTTTTCCCCCCTAATAAAGCATACAATCCCCTTGATATTCACAATACACGCTATGTCTGTCCATCATAGCTTAACTCTGCTGACGTCATATTCTCTATTTAAATGTGTTGGTATCTTGTCGGTTAAATGTCCCTTTGGGCTTTCTTTGTTTTtgatatgtgtttttttattgtgttcACAGCTTTGACGAGGGAAATGTTTTGTTCAGTTTAATTTCACATCAGTTGTACTATATGCTGATTCTGCCCTGTCGTCGAAGCTTCCAGATAAAGCATTCTAAACAAGTATGCTTCTAGGAAATAATTCAACATTGTATCATCAACAAAACTTTTTATTCAACTGGAAATTTATGATCGTCGAAAAAAGCATtgaaatatgtaatatacagaATGTTCTGTgaaacatgatatatgtacGATACTAGAATAAATAGAGAATAGCAGTTACCTCATTACCTCCATCGAGCCAGAGGTAAACTTTCTGACTTATTTCGTTTGTTTTAAAGATACGTAACCACCATATTAGTAATACAATAAGATAATGTATGTTCATGAATTGAGAAATTGATCCACTCCTTAACCTACATGCGGTGCCCCCATTAAAATCATCTAATTAACCAAACCCATCTCGTATCAGCTATCGTACATATCTAAAATATCGTTATGTGACATGTGTTCAGCATcgtaattacaaaaataaagaataaatgattttaaatgataaaatacgATGAAATAAC
The window above is part of the Pecten maximus chromosome 2, xPecMax1.1, whole genome shotgun sequence genome. Proteins encoded here:
- the LOC117321775 gene encoding xaa-Pro aminopeptidase 1-like; the protein is MTTWIKQELGDSVIGSCPTFLSSVWWRNYEVSFSNSGIRLKAFENDLVEQIWTDNRPPENSVTINALPTQFSGRSWQDKLRDMFLEMEKVGVDVLVISDLDECPWLFNMRSFEFGFRPHFFAYAVIDRRHNKARLYLHDHPSIITRKPSDPDVHVTLMEHLNTDVYGHCQPKSVDNTADESGSCSVTDEGVKSCSVDTDTCLEVRQYDFKAVIDDIRQVASWSQTRKVWVSIYCNHAIYSAVPEAKIHQALTPVAMAKAVRNPVEMKGMIDSNFVDSAAAIRFFAKLEKEIKQGKDWTVFQAFHDIATYRKEIPYFRSPAFRTLTGSGPSAAHLYNLPTRERSRRISTTEIFMQDTGGQYLNTGTTDLTRSFHYGGPTEQEKEIYTRVLMVLVDISKLVWPKGRTGHDIDAVARQHLWEIGLDFSHESGHSIGSYGGVTEGPAKISSTMSTFLSDVPFHASIFTPDENKYTFPDPSSIPLEENMFLTAEPGFYQVGKIGIRLENVNRVKPVHGLKYQNTTHCKFLGFEPITLIPFEPNLIIYDMLSLPQIEWINAYHQTVLDRIVPILEELQR